A portion of the Patescibacteria group bacterium genome contains these proteins:
- a CDS encoding glycine--tRNA ligase — MADLMQKIVSFSKRRGFIFPSSEIYGGFGSCYDFGPLGVEMKNNIKRAWWDEMLKKHDDIVGLDAAILMSPKVWKASGHLTAGFADELVECKSCHHRFRKDFLKGNKCPDCGGILTKPKKFNLMMKTFVGPVEDKAAATYLRAETCQGIYVNFKNVLQTMRLKIPFGIAQIGKAFRNEITPKDFIYRTREFEQMEMQWFCHPKETSRLFDYWKKERLNWYLNLGIKKENLRIKEVSEKELPHYAKRALDIEYKFPFGWQEIEGIHNRVDWDLSNHSKHSGEDLKYYDEETKKKYFPHIIETSVGVDRSLFAFLCDAYQEVSGGRTKTTKAAKEVEVLLRLHKSLAPIKVAILPLVKNKPKLVKKAKEVYQILKPYFMCQYDEIGSIGRRYRRQDEIGTIFALTVDFESLEQDDVTVRNRDTMKQKRVKIKDLAEVLKEKLGK, encoded by the coding sequence ATGGCTGACTTAATGCAGAAAATTGTATCTTTTAGCAAAAGAAGAGGTTTTATTTTTCCTTCGTCTGAGATTTATGGGGGGTTTGGCTCTTGTTATGATTTTGGGCCTTTGGGAGTGGAGATGAAAAATAATATTAAGAGGGCTTGGTGGGATGAAATGCTCAAGAAGCACGACGATATTGTTGGCTTGGATGCGGCAATTTTAATGAGTCCAAAAGTTTGGAAAGCATCTGGTCACTTAACTGCTGGCTTTGCTGATGAATTAGTAGAGTGTAAGAGTTGTCACCATCGTTTTAGAAAAGATTTTTTAAAGGGGAACAAATGCCCAGATTGCGGAGGTATCTTAACAAAGCCAAAAAAGTTTAATTTAATGATGAAAACCTTTGTGGGACCTGTTGAAGATAAGGCAGCGGCAACTTATTTGAGAGCTGAGACCTGTCAAGGGATTTACGTTAATTTTAAAAATGTTTTGCAAACAATGCGCTTGAAAATCCCTTTTGGAATAGCCCAGATTGGTAAAGCATTTAGAAACGAGATTACTCCAAAAGATTTTATTTACAGAACTCGGGAATTTGAGCAAATGGAAATGCAGTGGTTTTGTCATCCTAAAGAAACTTCAAGACTTTTTGATTATTGGAAAAAAGAGCGACTAAACTGGTATTTAAATTTAGGAATTAAAAAAGAGAATTTGAGAATAAAAGAGGTTTCTGAAAAAGAACTTCCTCATTACGCAAAGAGGGCTTTGGATATTGAATATAAATTTCCTTTTGGTTGGCAGGAAATTGAAGGAATTCATAATCGAGTGGATTGGGATTTATCTAATCACTCAAAACACAGCGGAGAGGATTTGAAATATTATGATGAGGAAACCAAGAAAAAATATTTCCCTCATATTATTGAAACCTCGGTTGGGGTAGATAGGTCTCTTTTTGCTTTTTTGTGTGATGCTTATCAGGAGGTAAGCGGCGGCAGGACAAAAACTACTAAAGCTGCAAAAGAGGTTGAGGTTTTGCTTCGCCTCCATAAATCTTTAGCTCCAATCAAAGTAGCAATTTTGCCATTGGTGAAAAATAAACCAAAATTGGTAAAGAAAGCAAAAGAAGTTTATCAGATATTAAAGCCCTATTTTATGTGTCAGTATGATGAGATTGGTTCAATTGGCAGAAGATACAGAAGGCAAGATGAAATAGGGACTATTTTTGCCCTGACCGTGGATTTTGAAAGCTTAGAGCAGGATGATGTAACTGTTAGAAACCGCGACACAATGAAGCAAAAAAGAGTAAAAATTAAAGATTTAGCAGAAGTTTTAAAAGAAAAACTAGGAAAATGA
- a CDS encoding glycosyltransferase, which produces MKVAAIVPALNEEANIGNVLKVLLKSKDLDEVILVDDGSEDRTAEIGEEMGVKVIKLPKKGGSGKGNAMKKGVESTDADIIAFFDADLIGLTTEHVSLVVRPVLENRAVMCVGARQRYGGLPKLFIKIDPLLAVGGERAMKRFVFESIPERFIQGFAVETSLNYYCRKKKLKVLYPELKDLTVVIKEKKWGLLKGFKNRMKMFWQLFKIRVLILTNRKEF; this is translated from the coding sequence ATGAAAGTTGCGGCTATTGTTCCGGCTTTAAATGAAGAGGCAAATATAGGGAATGTTTTGAAAGTGCTTTTAAAATCAAAAGATCTTGATGAAGTTATTTTAGTGGATGATGGGTCTGAAGATAGGACAGCTGAAATAGGTGAAGAGATGGGGGTTAAAGTGATAAAATTGCCTAAAAAAGGAGGCAGTGGTAAGGGGAATGCAATGAAAAAAGGAGTAGAAAGCACTGATGCTGATATAATAGCTTTTTTTGATGCTGATTTGATTGGTTTGACAACAGAGCACGTTTCTTTAGTAGTCCGGCCTGTTTTAGAAAATAGGGCTGTAATGTGCGTTGGAGCAAGGCAACGTTACGGGGGTCTACCAAAGCTTTTTATTAAAATTGATCCTCTTTTAGCTGTTGGAGGAGAAAGAGCAATGAAGCGTTTTGTATTTGAGAGCATACCTGAAAGATTTATCCAGGGATTTGCTGTTGAAACATCTTTGAATTATTACTGCCGGAAGAAAAAATTAAAAGTGCTTTATCCTGAATTAAAAGATTTAACCGTGGTAATAAAAGAGAAAAAATGGGGTTTGCTAAAAGGGTTTAAAAATAGAATGAAAATGTTTTGGCAACTTTTTAAAATTAGAGTTTTAATATTAACGAATAGAAAAGAGTTTTAA
- a CDS encoding insulinase family protein, which produces MFKKTTLKNGLRIITVPQKSTQAVTVLVLTGTGSKYEKKEINGISHFLEHMLFKGTKKRPNTIAIAETLDKVGGIYNAFTGEEYTGYFAKLDVSHLDLALDWVSDIFLNSKLDPLEIKREKGVILEEINMLFDNPMSYAQILWRELLYGDQPAGWNIAGTKETVLGISRQKLADYLRTQYVAPNTIVCIAGKIKDSQIIEKVKKYFSKIKSAGVLKKPKVIERQTGPECLLKERKTDQTHLCLGVRVYNLFHPLRYAQEILGIILGGMMSSRLFIRVRERLGLAYYITTEVSVDPDTGFLVTQAGVDNENVEKAIITILKEYKKISQKKIPAAELKKVKDYIKGKMTLQLEASDAQASFYGIQELLENKILTQKEIYAKINKVSTDDILKLSKDIFQPQKLNLALIGPFKNKKRFEKLLKI; this is translated from the coding sequence ATGTTTAAAAAAACTACTCTTAAAAATGGTTTAAGGATTATTACTGTTCCTCAAAAAAGCACTCAAGCAGTGACTGTTTTGGTATTGACTGGGACTGGTTCCAAATATGAGAAAAAGGAAATAAATGGTATTTCTCATTTTTTAGAACATATGCTCTTCAAGGGGACAAAAAAACGTCCCAATACCATAGCTATTGCTGAAACTTTAGATAAGGTGGGCGGAATTTACAATGCTTTTACCGGTGAAGAATATACTGGCTATTTTGCAAAGCTTGATGTCAGCCACTTAGACTTAGCCTTAGATTGGGTCTCTGATATTTTTTTAAACTCCAAATTGGATCCCTTAGAAATTAAAAGAGAAAAAGGGGTAATTCTTGAAGAAATTAATATGCTCTTTGATAACCCGATGTCTTATGCCCAAATTTTATGGAGAGAACTTTTATACGGAGACCAGCCTGCTGGCTGGAATATTGCCGGAACTAAAGAAACCGTGCTCGGTATTTCTCGCCAGAAATTGGCAGATTATCTGAGAACTCAATATGTTGCTCCAAATACTATTGTTTGCATAGCAGGGAAAATAAAAGATTCTCAGATAATAGAGAAAGTTAAAAAATATTTTTCCAAGATAAAAAGTGCCGGAGTTCTAAAAAAACCGAAAGTTATTGAAAGACAAACAGGACCGGAATGTCTTTTAAAAGAAAGAAAGACCGACCAAACTCACCTTTGCTTGGGAGTGAGAGTATATAATCTTTTTCATCCTTTGAGATACGCTCAAGAGATTTTGGGAATAATTTTAGGTGGAATGATGAGCTCAAGATTATTTATTAGGGTAAGAGAAAGATTGGGCTTGGCTTATTATATAACCACTGAGGTTTCGGTTGACCCGGATACCGGATTTTTGGTTACTCAGGCAGGTGTTGATAATGAAAATGTTGAGAAAGCTATCATAACTATCTTGAAAGAATACAAAAAAATTTCTCAGAAAAAAATCCCGGCTGCTGAACTGAAAAAAGTAAAAGATTATATCAAAGGGAAAATGACCCTACAGTTGGAAGCTTCTGATGCTCAGGCATCTTTTTACGGAATACAGGAACTTCTGGAAAATAAAATTTTAACCCAAAAAGAAATCTATGCTAAAATTAATAAAGTAAGTACTGATGATATCTTGAAACTTAGCAAAGATATTTTTCAGCCCCAAAAATTAAATTTAGCCCTGATAGGACCGTTTAAAAATAAAAAGAGGTTCGAAAAACTATTAAAGATTTAA
- a CDS encoding AI-2E family transporter, translated as MDQTEKILDISWRTILKISIAAVCFYVLYSVKDILIWFIFALTISVLFNPAINFLQKRKIPRILGVVLVYVGFFGLLSLLVYLVTPLFASEIQGFLQSFPQYFEKISPLLKGLGFQAFENIESFLKALGGTLEGMADNIFSVLFTIFGGVFTTLFVIITAIFLSLEEKTIEKALILLFPKKYEVQVLDVWTRCQKKVSGWFGARILACLFVGVVSYVAFLLFNVKYPFTLALFAGVFNFIPYVGPLLTGIILFLIIFPTEAFKAIFVLVAFALIQQIENSILSPILMKKFVGLPPALVLISLVVGGKLWGLLGAILAVPLSGILFEFLREFLQKRKDKKAEVV; from the coding sequence ATGGATCAGACAGAAAAAATTTTAGACATCTCTTGGAGAACAATTCTGAAAATTTCTATTGCTGCTGTTTGCTTTTACGTCCTTTATTCAGTTAAAGATATTCTGATTTGGTTTATTTTTGCTTTGACAATTTCAGTTTTGTTTAATCCAGCCATTAATTTTTTACAGAAAAGAAAAATCCCCCGTATTCTTGGGGTCGTGCTTGTTTATGTTGGCTTCTTTGGGCTCTTAAGTCTTTTAGTTTATTTAGTAACCCCTTTATTTGCTTCTGAAATTCAAGGGTTTTTGCAATCTTTCCCCCAGTATTTTGAAAAAATTTCTCCTCTCCTAAAAGGGCTTGGCTTTCAGGCATTTGAAAATATTGAGAGTTTTCTAAAAGCTCTGGGAGGTACTTTGGAAGGAATGGCAGATAATATTTTTAGTGTTTTATTTACTATTTTTGGTGGAGTTTTCACAACTTTATTTGTTATTATTACGGCAATTTTTCTTTCTTTGGAAGAAAAAACGATTGAGAAGGCTTTAATTCTTCTTTTCCCCAAAAAATATGAAGTGCAGGTTTTAGATGTTTGGACAAGATGCCAAAAAAAAGTTTCAGGTTGGTTTGGGGCAAGGATATTAGCTTGTTTATTTGTTGGAGTTGTTTCTTATGTTGCTTTTTTACTTTTTAATGTAAAATATCCTTTCACTTTAGCATTGTTCGCCGGTGTCTTTAATTTTATTCCTTATGTGGGGCCTCTTTTAACCGGTATTATCCTCTTTTTGATTATTTTCCCAACGGAGGCGTTTAAAGCTATTTTTGTTCTAGTTGCTTTTGCCCTCATTCAGCAGATTGAAAATAGTATTTTGTCTCCGATATTGATGAAAAAATTTGTTGGGCTTCCTCCTGCCTTAGTTTTAATTTCTTTAGTTGTTGGAGGAAAACTTTGGGGATTATTGGGAGCAATTTTAGCTGTTCCTTTGTCTGGAATATTATTTGAATTCCTCCGCGAATTCCTCCAAAAAAGAAAAGACAAAAAAGCCGAAGTGGTTTAG
- the metG gene encoding methionine--tRNA ligase codes for MKKFYIPTSIPYTNAPPHIGFALEAVQADVLARYHRILGEDVFFLTGTDEHGLKIKKAAQEAGKDPKEFTDEISAEFKKLEKTLNLSNDDFIRTTDEKRHWPTVKKIWLKLKENGDIYKKKYKGFYCSGCEAFITEKDLVDGKCPNHQIEPELVEEENYFFRLSKYLNQIEKSIKKDELKIIPETRKNEVLGYIKTGFGDISFSRAKEKYWGFPVPDDDTQIIYVWGDALPNYISALGFAENGDKFKKYWPADVHCIGKDILKFHALIWPGMLLSLGLSLPKKIFVHGFITVGGQKMSKSLGNVIDPFELVEKYGIDAVRYYLLREIPPTEDGDFTYEKFEQRYNSDLASGIGNLLARVRVMAEGVSFKEDNLKIVEPKIKETRGNYKKALEEFKFNEALRAIWDLISFCDKYIEKERPWEKKENSPQVLGNLLVILNNIAELLQPFLPETSERITKGIERDEKSGKFKNKRGKLLFPRLD; via the coding sequence ATGAAAAAGTTTTATATTCCAACCAGTATTCCTTATACCAATGCCCCGCCTCATATAGGATTTGCCCTGGAGGCGGTTCAGGCAGATGTTTTGGCGCGCTATCACCGCATTTTAGGCGAGGATGTTTTTTTCTTAACTGGAACAGATGAGCACGGCTTAAAAATTAAAAAAGCAGCACAAGAAGCTGGCAAAGATCCAAAAGAATTTACTGATGAGATTTCAGCAGAATTCAAAAAATTAGAAAAAACGTTAAACCTTTCTAACGATGATTTTATTCGGACTACTGATGAAAAAAGGCATTGGCCAACAGTAAAAAAAATTTGGTTAAAATTAAAAGAAAACGGCGATATTTACAAAAAAAAGTATAAAGGTTTTTATTGTTCTGGTTGTGAGGCATTTATTACAGAAAAAGATTTAGTGGATGGTAAATGTCCAAATCATCAGATAGAGCCAGAATTAGTTGAAGAAGAAAACTATTTCTTTCGTCTTTCTAAATATTTGAATCAGATTGAAAAATCAATAAAAAAAGATGAATTGAAAATTATTCCCGAAACCAGAAAGAATGAAGTTTTAGGTTATATTAAAACAGGTTTTGGGGATATTAGTTTTTCCAGAGCAAAAGAAAAATATTGGGGATTCCCAGTCCCAGATGATGATACCCAAATAATCTATGTTTGGGGAGATGCGCTCCCGAATTATATTTCAGCCTTAGGTTTCGCAGAGAATGGTGACAAATTCAAGAAATACTGGCCAGCTGATGTACATTGTATCGGAAAAGATATATTAAAATTCCATGCTTTAATTTGGCCAGGTATGCTTTTATCTTTAGGATTGTCATTGCCAAAGAAGATATTTGTTCATGGGTTTATTACTGTGGGGGGACAGAAGATGTCAAAATCTTTGGGGAACGTGATCGATCCTTTTGAGCTTGTTGAGAAATATGGAATAGATGCTGTTAGATATTATCTCTTGCGGGAAATTCCTCCAACCGAGGACGGCGACTTTACTTATGAAAAATTTGAGCAAAGATATAATTCTGATTTAGCATCTGGAATCGGAAACTTGCTTGCCAGAGTTAGAGTAATGGCAGAAGGGGTAAGTTTTAAAGAAGATAATCTTAAAATCGTAGAGCCCAAAATAAAAGAAACCCGGGGAAATTATAAAAAAGCATTAGAAGAATTTAAATTCAATGAAGCATTGAGAGCAATTTGGGATTTGATTAGTTTTTGTGACAAATATATTGAAAAGGAAAGGCCTTGGGAGAAAAAAGAAAATTCTCCTCAAGTTTTAGGTAATTTATTAGTTATTTTGAATAATATAGCTGAATTACTTCAGCCGTTTTTACCAGAGACCTCAGAGAGAATTACTAAGGGAATAGAGAGAGATGAAAAATCTGGAAAATTTAAAAACAAAAGAGGCAAACTGTTATTTCCAAGACTTGACTAA
- a CDS encoding TatD family hydrolase: protein MLIDTHAHLNFNAFRGDLDEVIERSLAENVWVINVGSKYETSKRAVEIAEKYEKGIYATIGLHPIYSTAGIVKIKTDPEEGNFVASGEDFDNERYKELAKSEKVVAIGEIGLDYYYKPKTKRKLELFKEKQRTVLWKQLDLVKELNLPVIFHCRMAHNDLLEILKNHQVPGVIHCFTGNWNQAKEYLEMGFYLGINGIIYKLDLKEVIEKAPLEKILIETDCPYLTPPQAGVERNEPIFVKYIAQDIARIKNLDFQKVAETTSQNAKNLFGI, encoded by the coding sequence ATGCTAATAGATACTCATGCGCATCTTAATTTTAATGCATTTAGAGGTGACTTAGATGAAGTCATTGAGCGTTCTTTGGCTGAAAATGTTTGGGTGATAAATGTTGGCTCAAAATATGAGACAAGCAAAAGAGCAGTTGAGATTGCTGAAAAATATGAAAAAGGTATATATGCAACAATTGGGCTTCATCCTATTTATTCAACAGCTGGAATAGTCAAAATAAAAACTGATCCCGAAGAGGGTAATTTTGTAGCGAGCGGAGAGGATTTTGATAACGAAAGATATAAAGAGCTTGCGAAGTCAGAAAAAGTAGTAGCAATTGGAGAGATTGGTTTGGATTATTATTACAAGCCGAAAACAAAAAGAAAACTTGAATTATTTAAAGAAAAACAGAGAACAGTTCTCTGGAAACAATTAGATTTAGTTAAGGAATTAAATCTGCCAGTAATTTTCCATTGTAGAATGGCCCATAATGACTTGCTGGAGATTTTGAAAAATCATCAAGTCCCAGGCGTTATCCATTGCTTTACTGGAAATTGGAACCAAGCAAAAGAATATTTAGAAATGGGATTTTATTTGGGAATTAATGGGATAATTTACAAATTAGATTTAAAAGAGGTGATTGAGAAAGCACCTTTGGAGAAAATTCTAATAGAAACCGATTGTCCTTATCTTACGCCACCACAAGCAGGAGTTGAACGTAACGAGCCGATTTTTGTAAAATACATTGCTCAAGACATTGCCAGAATAAAAAACTTAGATTTCCAAAAAGTGGCTGAAACTACCTCCCAAAACGCCAAAAATTTATTCGGAATATAA
- the leuS gene encoding leucine--tRNA ligase, whose amino-acid sequence MEKYNPRKIEKKWQKRWEELDVFRAFDRSKKPKFYVLVEFPYPSGEGLHVGHCRGYVAMDVLARKRRMQGFNVLFPMGWDAFGLPTENYAIKTGIHPAIATKKNTAVFKRQQKNLGLSFDWSREINTTDPFYYKWTQWIFVQLFKKGLTYKAKMPINWCPSCKIGLANEEVVDGKCERCGEKVVRKEKGQWMLKITKYAERLIQDLDKVDYPERVKISQKEWIGKSEGVEVEFKIQNQPSGESLTSFNPAKFKIPVFTTRTDTLFGCTYLVLAPEYPLIEELKDKITNYKQVKDYIEKSKKKIEKERTTEDKEKTGIKLRGVKAINPVNNREIPIFVADYVLMHYGTGAIMAVPAHDQRDFDFAKRYNLPIIEVIKPKNAKPRVLDRAYEGEGILIDSGRFTGMRSEDARGRMGQWLAKKDLAKKAVHYKLRDWIFSRQRYWGEPIPMVKCEKCGWQPVLEDDLPVKLPRVKEYKPTEKGESPLAKVKNWVNTKCPKCGDPGQRETDVMPNWAGSNWYYLRYCDPQNERKLADPKLLKHWMPVDWYNGGMEHVTLHLLYSRFIYKFLWDIKAVPKSIGSEPYKRRTSHGIVLGEGGIKMSKSKGNVINPEKVVKEHGADTMRVYEMFMGPFEQMIPWDTKGVKGVRRFLEKVWKLQYKVGQKLGDGPGLERLVHKTIKKVGEDIESLKYNTAVSALMVLTNKMGSYKEISLNYYSLLLILLCPFAPHITEELWYRAKIKGLCCNQEWLKYNPKLIKEKKVILVIQINGKIRGKIEVEAGISEKKAKELALIQEKIIKWTKGKKIKKTIFVPGKLINFVV is encoded by the coding sequence ATGGAGAAATATAATCCGAGGAAAATTGAGAAAAAGTGGCAGAAGAGGTGGGAGGAATTGGATGTTTTTCGGGCTTTTGATAGGTCAAAAAAGCCAAAGTTTTATGTTTTAGTTGAGTTTCCTTATCCTTCTGGTGAAGGCCTTCATGTTGGTCATTGCAGAGGCTACGTTGCTATGGATGTTTTGGCTCGGAAAAGAAGAATGCAAGGTTTTAATGTTTTATTTCCCATGGGCTGGGATGCTTTTGGTTTGCCAACAGAAAACTATGCTATCAAAACCGGAATTCATCCGGCAATCGCCACTAAAAAAAATACAGCTGTTTTTAAACGCCAGCAGAAAAACTTAGGCCTTTCTTTTGATTGGAGCAGAGAGATTAATACTACTGACCCTTTTTATTATAAATGGACTCAATGGATATTTGTCCAATTATTTAAAAAGGGCTTAACTTACAAAGCAAAAATGCCCATTAACTGGTGCCCGAGTTGCAAGATTGGCTTGGCTAACGAGGAGGTAGTTGACGGCAAGTGTGAACGGTGCGGGGAGAAAGTAGTCAGAAAAGAAAAAGGGCAGTGGATGCTGAAGATTACCAAATATGCTGAGAGATTAATTCAAGATTTAGATAAGGTTGATTATCCAGAAAGAGTTAAGATTTCCCAAAAAGAATGGATAGGCAAGTCAGAGGGAGTAGAAGTTGAATTCAAAATTCAAAACCAACCCTCCGGGGAGTCTCTCACTTCGTTCAATCCAGCAAAATTCAAAATTCCCGTCTTTACTACTAGGACAGACACCTTGTTTGGATGTACCTATTTAGTATTAGCACCGGAATATCCATTAATTGAAGAACTTAAAGATAAAATTACAAATTATAAACAGGTTAAAGATTATATTGAAAAATCAAAAAAGAAAATAGAGAAAGAGAGAACTACCGAAGATAAGGAAAAAACTGGTATAAAACTTAGAGGCGTTAAAGCTATAAATCCGGTTAATAACAGGGAAATTCCTATTTTTGTGGCAGATTATGTGCTAATGCATTATGGAACCGGGGCAATTATGGCAGTGCCAGCTCACGACCAGCGTGACTTTGATTTTGCTAAACGCTATAATCTTCCCATAATTGAGGTCATCAAACCCAAAAATGCCAAACCCAGAGTTTTAGATAGAGCTTATGAAGGAGAAGGTATTTTAATCGACTCGGGACGTTTCACTGGAATGAGATCAGAAGATGCCAGAGGGAGGATGGGCCAGTGGTTAGCTAAAAAGGATTTAGCTAAAAAAGCAGTTCACTACAAACTAAGAGATTGGATTTTTTCCAGACAGCGATACTGGGGTGAGCCAATACCAATGGTAAAATGTGAGAAGTGTGGCTGGCAGCCGGTGCTGGAAGACGATCTACCAGTTAAATTGCCCAGAGTTAAGGAATACAAGCCAACTGAAAAAGGTGAGTCACCTTTGGCAAAAGTTAAAAATTGGGTGAATACTAAATGTCCTAAATGTGGGGACCCAGGGCAAAGAGAAACTGACGTGATGCCAAATTGGGCCGGTTCTAATTGGTATTATCTTCGTTATTGTGATCCTCAAAATGAGAGGAAATTAGCTGACCCAAAGTTGCTGAAACACTGGATGCCGGTGGATTGGTATAATGGCGGTATGGAACACGTTACTTTGCATTTATTGTATTCTCGTTTTATTTACAAATTTTTATGGGATATTAAAGCTGTGCCAAAATCTATTGGTTCAGAACCTTATAAAAGACGAACTTCTCATGGGATAGTTCTCGGGGAAGGAGGAATTAAAATGTCAAAATCAAAAGGCAATGTGATTAATCCCGAAAAGGTTGTAAAAGAACACGGAGCTGATACTATGAGAGTTTATGAAATGTTTATGGGCCCTTTTGAGCAGATGATTCCCTGGGATACAAAAGGAGTAAAAGGAGTAAGAAGGTTTTTGGAGAAAGTTTGGAAATTGCAATATAAAGTTGGCCAAAAATTAGGCGATGGCCCTGGGTTGGAAAGATTAGTTCACAAGACAATTAAAAAAGTAGGGGAGGATATTGAGAGCTTGAAATATAATACAGCGGTTTCTGCTTTAATGGTTTTAACTAACAAAATGGGTAGCTATAAAGAGATTTCTCTGAATTATTATTCATTACTCTTGATTCTTTTGTGCCCTTTTGCTCCGCATATTACAGAAGAGCTCTGGTATAGAGCAAAGATTAAAGGATTATGCTGTAATCAAGAATGGCTTAAGTATAATCCGAAATTAATTAAAGAAAAGAAAGTAATTTTAGTTATTCAGATTAATGGTAAAATTCGTGGTAAAATAGAAGTCGAAGCTGGTATATCTGAAAAGAAAGCAAAAGAGCTTGCCTTAATCCAAGAAAAAATAATAAAATGGACAAAAGGCAAGAAAATTAAAAAGACAATATTTGTCCCTGGAAAATTAATTAATTTTGTAGTATGA
- a CDS encoding threonylcarbamoyl-AMP synthase, whose product MIKKVVIAAAGQGTRMLHLTKEKSKHLIRVKKRPFLAYLLDNLFLAGYRDLILVTGFKEELIEEFLNRYKPPLKSLRKSQYKIRMVSQYEILGPKDKMYGTACPLMCVKDIVKKSQFIYLCGDNLYSVRDLKAMNIGGNHSYVAGIYQKNPEKYGVLVGDDGFLLKIVEKPKEFIGNLVNTGLYKFTFDIFDKLGKIKKSPRGEYEITDAINLLARKKKVKIQKIKDFWLDFGNPADIIKISYFLRSFKKFKELFWKHKDFEIISYRARDVVEKAVEFLERGQVVVCPTDTVYGLLADATNDKAVEKVFEIKRRDKKKAIPIFVKDMKMAKKLALMNKNLEEFLEEIWPGKITVALKRKERCSLPKTLFGRKETIGLRIPDYKLVAQILKKINKPLTSTSANISGRASSTKIREILEQFEEQEVKPDLILDAGNLSKSFPSTVVDFSEKKPKILRKGR is encoded by the coding sequence ATGATTAAAAAAGTAGTTATTGCTGCTGCGGGTCAGGGGACTCGCATGCTTCATCTTACCAAAGAAAAATCTAAACATCTTATTAGGGTCAAAAAAAGACCCTTTTTAGCTTATCTTTTAGATAATCTTTTTTTAGCAGGTTATAGAGATTTGATTTTGGTGACTGGTTTTAAAGAAGAGTTAATAGAAGAATTTTTAAATAGATACAAACCGCCTCTTAAAAGTTTAAGAAAGAGTCAGTATAAAATTAGGATGGTCAGTCAGTATGAGATTTTAGGACCAAAAGATAAAATGTATGGCACTGCCTGTCCCTTGATGTGTGTTAAAGACATTGTTAAAAAAAGCCAATTTATTTATCTTTGCGGAGATAATCTTTATTCTGTTAGAGATTTAAAAGCAATGAATATTGGAGGAAATCATAGTTATGTCGCCGGTATTTATCAAAAAAATCCTGAAAAATATGGTGTTCTTGTTGGAGATGATGGATTTTTATTAAAAATTGTTGAAAAGCCAAAAGAGTTTATAGGTAATTTAGTTAATACCGGCCTTTATAAATTTACCTTTGATATTTTTGATAAGCTTGGAAAAATTAAGAAATCTCCTCGGGGCGAGTACGAAATTACAGATGCTATTAATCTTTTGGCAAGAAAAAAGAAAGTGAAAATTCAGAAAATTAAGGATTTTTGGTTGGATTTTGGCAATCCGGCAGATATAATAAAGATTTCTTACTTTTTAAGGTCTTTTAAAAAGTTTAAAGAACTTTTCTGGAAACACAAAGATTTTGAAATTATTTCTTACCGGGCGAGAGATGTAGTTGAAAAAGCTGTAGAATTTCTTGAAAGGGGACAGGTTGTAGTTTGTCCTACAGATACTGTCTATGGACTTTTGGCTGATGCCACTAATGATAAAGCAGTAGAGAAAGTTTTTGAAATAAAGAGAAGAGATAAGAAAAAAGCTATCCCTATTTTTGTTAAGGATATGAAGATGGCAAAAAAGCTGGCTCTGATGAACAAAAATTTGGAAGAATTTTTGGAAGAAATTTGGCCCGGGAAAATAACAGTAGCTTTAAAAAGGAAAGAAAGGTGCAGTTTACCAAAAACATTATTTGGCCGGAAGGAAACAATTGGTCTAAGAATCCCGGATTATAAATTAGTTGCCCAAATTCTTAAAAAAATAAACAAACCTCTGACTAGCACTTCAGCTAACATTTCTGGCAGAGCTTCTTCAACAAAAATTAGAGAAATTTTAGAACAATTTGAGGAACAAGAAGTTAAACCAGATTTAATTTTGGATGCCGGCAACCTGTCAAAAAGTTTCCCTTCAACCGTAGTTGATTTTAGTGAGAAGAAACCTAAAATTTTAAGAAAGGGGAGATAA